The following coding sequences are from one Salinicoccus sp. Bachu38 window:
- a CDS encoding permease: MAGFIGFTAIMAQSSPPGMFYMMIAMAVVTFSMAYLYPQFIQKDERMKLIRQKGIMASFVAMIIYFIFFTTALQFNWIDAPAYYLFQVFGALMISTVFISFVIYARLY, translated from the coding sequence GGCACAGTCGTCACCACCAGGGATGTTCTATATGATGATTGCCATGGCAGTTGTCACTTTCAGTATGGCATACCTTTATCCACAGTTCATACAGAAAGATGAACGCATGAAGTTGATCAGACAAAAGGGAATCATGGCATCATTTGTCGCTATGATCATCTATTTCATATTCTTTACGACAGCTCTTCAGTTCAACTGGATTGATGCACCAGCCTATTACCTGTTCCAAGTGTTCGGTGCTCTGATGATATCCACTGTATTCATATCATTCGTCATCTATGCAAGATTATATTAA